One stretch of Acropora muricata isolate sample 2 chromosome 12, ASM3666990v1, whole genome shotgun sequence DNA includes these proteins:
- the LOC136892007 gene encoding acidic leucine-rich nuclear phosphoprotein 32 family member E-like, producing MKALVLSVLFGFMLTVTLANPINQQDAAPDSLRDVADDSESYNPERESEDDFPSDGDEESDEDSFDDETRVSDETPGENEVAMDEDEDDAEDDEDFAVTGPLKKVSDPILIRFRRVARAGRRIIRGGRRLIRRFRRRRRSRRRSRRSSRRRRRFRSRRG from the exons ATGAAGGCCCTCGTTCTCTCAGTCTTGTTCGGCTTCATGTTAACTGTTACTCTCGCTAATCCAATCAACCAACAAGATGCAGCACCAGATTCGCTGAGGGATGTTGCTGATGATTCGGAGTCATACAACCCAGAAAG AGAATCGGAAGATGACTTTCCCAGTGATGGTGACGAAGAGAGTGACGAGGATTCCTTTGATGACGAGACGAG AGTTTCAGACGAGACACCCGGTGAAAACGAGGTTGCCATGGACGAAGACGAAGATGACGCCGAGGACGACGAAGATTTTGCCGTCACAGGGCCCTTGAAAAAGGTGTCCGATCCCATTCTAATTCGCTTTCGACGGGTCGCACGAGCAGGAAGGAGGATCATTCGAGGTGGAAGAAGGCTTATCAGGAGGTTTAGACGCCGTCGTCGTTCACGTCGTCGTTCACGTCGTTCTTCACGTCGCCGTCGAAGGTTCCGGTCTCGTCGAGGTTAG
- the LOC136892004 gene encoding bone sialoprotein-binding protein-like isoform X3, translating into MQFSSVRGRQVSQRRGTMKALVLSVLFGFVLAVSLANPINQQDAAPDSLRDVADGLESYDPESRMSQNDYEDQNKDDDYDENDDDEEERESEDDFPSDGDEESDEDSFDDETSDSDDDLESDEEDEEDEDNDYDDEIDEIAGERVSDETPGENEVAMDEDEDDAEDDEDFAVTGPLKKVSDPILIRFRRVARAGRRIIRGGRRLIRRFRRRRRSRRRSRRSSRRRRRFRSRRG; encoded by the exons ATGCAGTTTTCCTCAGTAAGAGGTCGGCAGGTTTCACAGCGACGTGGAACAATGAAGGCCCTTGTTCTCTCAGTGTTGTTCGGCTTTGTGTTAGCTGTTAGTCTCGCTAATCCAATCAACCAACAAGATGCAGCACCAGATTCGCTGAGGGATGTTGCTGATGGTTTGGAGTCATACGACCCAGAAAG CAGGATGTCGCAAAATGATTACGAGGATCAAAATAAAGATGACGACTATGATGAAAACGACGACGATGAAGAGGAAAG AGAATCGGAAGATGACTTTCCCAGTGATGGTGACGAAGAGAGTGACGAGGATTCCTTTGATGACGAGACGAG TGACTCCGATGACGACTTAGAAAGCGACGAGGAGgacgaagaagacgaagatAATGATTATGATGACGAGATCGATGAAATAGCTGGAGAGAG AGTTTCAGACGAGACACCCGGTGAAAACGAGGTTGCCATGGACGAAGACGAAGATGACGCCGAGGACGACGAAGATTTTGCCGTCACAGGGCCCTTGAAAAAGGTGTCCGATCCCATTCTAATTCGCTTTCGACGGGTCGCACGAGCAGGAAGGAGGATCATTCGAGGTGGAAGAAGGCTTATCAGGAGGTTTAGACGCCGTCGTCGTTCACGTCGTCGTTCACGTCGTTCTTCACGTCGCCGTCGAAGGTTCCGGTCTCGTCGAGGTTAG
- the LOC136892004 gene encoding uncharacterized protein isoform X8, translated as MKALVLSVLFGFVLTVSLANPINQQDAAPDLLRDVADDLESYNPERMSQDDVNDDQNDYEDQNKDENDDDEEEKESEDDFPSDGDDESDEDSFDDETRVSDETPGENEVAMDEDEDDAEDDEDFAVTGPLKKVSDPILIRFRRVARAGRRIIRGGRRLIRRFRRRRRSRRRSRRSSRRRRRFRSRRG; from the exons ATGAAGGCCCTTGTTCTCTCAGTGTTGTTCGGCTTTGTGTTAACTGTTAGTCTCGCTAATCCAATCAACCAACAAGATGCAGCACCAGATTTGCTGAGGGATGTTGCTGATGATTTGGAGTCATACAACCCAGAAAG GATGTCGCAGGATGATGTCAACGATGACCAAAATGATTACGAGGATCAAAATAAAGATGAAAACGACGACGATGAAGAGGAAAA AGAATCGGAAGATGACTTTCCCAGTGATGGTGACGATGAGAGTGACGAGGATTCCTTTGATGACGAGACGAG AGTTTCAGACGAGACACCCGGTGAAAACGAGGTTGCCATGGACGAAGACGAAGATGACGCCGAGGACGACGAAGATTTTGCCGTCACAGGGCCCTTGAAAAAGGTGTCCGATCCCATTCTAATTCGCTTTCGACGGGTCGCACGAGCAGGAAGGAGGATCATTCGAGGTGGAAGAAGGCTTATCAGGAGGTTTAGACGCCGTCGTCGTTCACGTCGTCGTTCACGTCGTTCTTCACGTCGCCGTCGAAGGTTCCGGTCTCGTCGAGGTTAG
- the LOC136892004 gene encoding uncharacterized protein isoform X7 — translation MKALVLSVLFGFVLTVSLANPINQQDAAPDLLRDVADDLESYNPESRMSQDDVNDDQNDYEDQNKDENDDDEEEKESEDDFPSDGDDESDEDSFDDETRVSDETPGENEVAMDEDEDDAEDDEDFAVTGPLKKVSDPILIRFRRVARAGRRIIRGGRRLIRRFRRRRRSRRRSRRSSRRRRRFRSRRG, via the exons ATGAAGGCCCTTGTTCTCTCAGTGTTGTTCGGCTTTGTGTTAACTGTTAGTCTCGCTAATCCAATCAACCAACAAGATGCAGCACCAGATTTGCTGAGGGATGTTGCTGATGATTTGGAGTCATACAACCCAGAAAG CAGGATGTCGCAGGATGATGTCAACGATGACCAAAATGATTACGAGGATCAAAATAAAGATGAAAACGACGACGATGAAGAGGAAAA AGAATCGGAAGATGACTTTCCCAGTGATGGTGACGATGAGAGTGACGAGGATTCCTTTGATGACGAGACGAG AGTTTCAGACGAGACACCCGGTGAAAACGAGGTTGCCATGGACGAAGACGAAGATGACGCCGAGGACGACGAAGATTTTGCCGTCACAGGGCCCTTGAAAAAGGTGTCCGATCCCATTCTAATTCGCTTTCGACGGGTCGCACGAGCAGGAAGGAGGATCATTCGAGGTGGAAGAAGGCTTATCAGGAGGTTTAGACGCCGTCGTCGTTCACGTCGTCGTTCACGTCGTTCTTCACGTCGCCGTCGAAGGTTCCGGTCTCGTCGAGGTTAG
- the LOC136892004 gene encoding uncharacterized protein isoform X2 produces MQFSSVRGRQVSQRRGTMKALVLSVLFGFVLAVSLANPINQQDAAPDSLRDVADGLESYDPERMSQNDYEDQNKDDDYDENDDDEEERESEDDFPSDGDEESDEDSFDDETSDSDDDLESDEEDEEDEDNDYDDEIDEIAGERVSDETPGENEVAIDEDEDDAEDDEDFAVTGPLKKVSDPFPIRFRRVANGVRRGLRRALRRGRRLIRRFRRRRRSRRPSRRRSRRRRSRRFPRRRRRFRFRRG; encoded by the exons ATGCAGTTTTCCTCAGTAAGAGGTCGGCAGGTTTCACAGCGACGTGGAACAATGAAGGCCCTTGTTCTCTCAGTGTTGTTCGGCTTTGTGTTAGCTGTTAGTCTCGCTAATCCAATCAACCAACAAGATGCAGCACCAGATTCGCTGAGGGATGTTGCTGATGGTTTGGAGTCATACGACCCAGAAAG GATGTCGCAAAATGATTACGAGGATCAAAATAAAGATGACGACTATGATGAAAACGACGACGATGAAGAGGAAAG AGAATCGGAAGATGACTTTCCCAGTGATGGTGACGAAGAGAGTGACGAGGATTCCTTTGATGACGAGACGAG TGACTCCGATGACGACTTAGAAAGCGACGAGGAGgacgaagaagacgaagatAATGATTATGATGACGAGATCGATGAAATAGCTGGAGAGAG AGTTTCAGACGAGACACCCGGTGAAAACGAGGTTGCCATCGACGAAGACGAAGATGACGCCGAAGACGACGAAGATTTTGCCGTCACAGGGCCCTTGAAAAAGGTGTCCGATCCCTTTCCAATTCGCTTTCGACGTGTCGCAAATGGGGTTAGGCGTGGTCTGAGACGTGCTCTACGAAGAGGAAGAAGGCTTATCAGGAGGTTTAGACGCCGTCGTCGTTCACGTCGTCCTTCACGTCGTCGTTCACGTCGTCGTCGTTCACGTCGTTTTCCACGTCGCCGACGAAGGTTCCGGTTTCGTCGAGGTTAG
- the LOC136892004 gene encoding uncharacterized protein isoform X1: MQFSSVRGRQVSQRRGTMKALVLSVLFGFVLAVSLANPINQQDAAPDSLRDVADGLESYDPESRMSQNDYEDQNKDDDYDENDDDEEERESEDDFPSDGDEESDEDSFDDETSDSDDDLESDEEDEEDEDNDYDDEIDEIAGERVSDETPGENEVAIDEDEDDAEDDEDFAVTGPLKKVSDPFPIRFRRVANGVRRGLRRALRRGRRLIRRFRRRRRSRRPSRRRSRRRRSRRFPRRRRRFRFRRG; this comes from the exons ATGCAGTTTTCCTCAGTAAGAGGTCGGCAGGTTTCACAGCGACGTGGAACAATGAAGGCCCTTGTTCTCTCAGTGTTGTTCGGCTTTGTGTTAGCTGTTAGTCTCGCTAATCCAATCAACCAACAAGATGCAGCACCAGATTCGCTGAGGGATGTTGCTGATGGTTTGGAGTCATACGACCCAGAAAG CAGGATGTCGCAAAATGATTACGAGGATCAAAATAAAGATGACGACTATGATGAAAACGACGACGATGAAGAGGAAAG AGAATCGGAAGATGACTTTCCCAGTGATGGTGACGAAGAGAGTGACGAGGATTCCTTTGATGACGAGACGAG TGACTCCGATGACGACTTAGAAAGCGACGAGGAGgacgaagaagacgaagatAATGATTATGATGACGAGATCGATGAAATAGCTGGAGAGAG AGTTTCAGACGAGACACCCGGTGAAAACGAGGTTGCCATCGACGAAGACGAAGATGACGCCGAAGACGACGAAGATTTTGCCGTCACAGGGCCCTTGAAAAAGGTGTCCGATCCCTTTCCAATTCGCTTTCGACGTGTCGCAAATGGGGTTAGGCGTGGTCTGAGACGTGCTCTACGAAGAGGAAGAAGGCTTATCAGGAGGTTTAGACGCCGTCGTCGTTCACGTCGTCCTTCACGTCGTCGTTCACGTCGTCGTCGTTCACGTCGTTTTCCACGTCGCCGACGAAGGTTCCGGTTTCGTCGAGGTTAG